In Trichomycterus rosablanca isolate fTriRos1 chromosome 2, fTriRos1.hap1, whole genome shotgun sequence, the genomic window ATGCTGTTTTAACGGAAGGGACCCAAATTCCTACTACATCCAGAAAGATTCCTGCCCTATACACAGTGTTTTACATGGCACCAAACTAACAAccttgaaaaaaaaataactaaataaataaataaatcacttaaaATAATCCTGTTTGTCATCCACAATGGTACGTGACAAAATCTACTGAGTACAGCAGTACTCGTACAGCCCGGTTGTTCCTCTGCCCTAAAAATTTCATTTCTCATTTTGTTCCACACCAAGATTCAACTCATCAGTTAACAATTTACACAAGCCTGGACCAGCAACTGGTCCGCCAGAGCCAGGAAAACATCAGTCCAGATGTTTTTCATGAACAGGACCAGGAAAACAGTGATGTACAACATACAAACTTCCACGTTTGCTTGGTCTCAGATGGTCTGCATGAAATCATGAACTGGAAAAAGATCATCTGAATGGTTTCTTATTTTTTTGATCCCTTGAGCCGAAACAGAGGCGTGTTTATTATTTCCATTCTTTGCTGTTACGGTTCTCATTACAGCTCAGCCTGTTTGCAGACATGGGAAACTCATACACACAATCGTCGGTCAGAGCCCGAATGCTCGCTAATGCTCATTAAAATCCACACACAGGCGAGGACTTGGGTCTAATGTAATAACATTAGTCCTGTTAGCCAGACAGCAACAGCATCGTATCGAGAGGAGCGACAGCAGCAGAATCAGCATTAATTGGCTGGATTGACACAAATGTCGTTCATGACTGCAGACACACATCATGATTTAGAGCTGAACATAAAATTGACataaactatatggacaaaagtattgggacgccacttttaatttttgaattcatgtgtttcagccacaagagTTGCTAACTtccaattttgcagcaacagtttagggaaggtcctttcttgTTTCAGCCTGACTGTATAATCAAAGAAGCACTTAAtaacaggtctgccatgaacTGATAAGTGtacattaggattttaacgtcatttttTACCATAACCCTagacttcggttacattcatgacaggacaggtagttactgcttactcaagattcatcagttcacaagtttaatgccaaacacaatcatggacacttttatatcttcaattcacctcacttgcacgtctttggactgtgggaggaaaccctcacagacatggggagaacatgcaaactccacactgaaaggacccggaccgcccgacctgggaatcgaacccaggaccttcttgctgtgaggcgacagtgctacccacttagccaccgtgccgcccaattttAGTCTGTAATGCCcaagaaaatcatttaaaaaattcaACCAGTGTTTGTTCCAGATTTAGGTAAAACTGGTTAATAGGCATGTTCCAACATCCTCTATAAAAGCCAGTCAACTCTCTGCAAGccaatgctttttttattattattattttattcattcattttctgttttatcaccgctttatcttggtctgggtcacagtgggtctgattcattgtgcGAAAGCCTGGAAACACTctgaacaggtcgccagtccatcgcagggtgtgcgcacacacacacacacacacacacacatattgcaATTTTTACAAGCTCCAATTGGCCCGACTGCAGCTACAAACACAGTGAGgtttatatagattttttttcctctggGCAGGCACTGCTTATAGTCCAGAAAATACACATCAAAAATGCACACGCTGCTTTTAGCTctctgtatgtttgtgtttgtactgaaaagtgtgtgcacatgccgcctattatttatttataagaatTGGAGACTTGAtgaaaggccctttcctgttccagcatggctgtgcCCCTGTGCCAGAAACGAAGACCATTAAGATACGGTTTGATAAGTCTGGTCTGTAGGAGTGGCGCTCGGGTCTGGAGGAGCTTCCATAGCAGCACAAAACCGTGTGAACTGGAACGACAGCAGTAAACCAGCAGTAAACTTCTCATTGTACATcactgcctgacctcacaaatgttgttttgattaaatgggctcaaattcccacagtcagaTTTCAACATTGTTTATTAACCTTTACTTTTTaagggaaggctttccacataaAGTCTATTAACTGTAACATTGATAGCAGGCCAGGTTTCAATAGCTCCTTTGACTAAGtgtgtacaaattcccacagacacactccaaaatcttgttgaaCGCCTTCCTAAATGAGTGGAGCATGTTAAAGccagaaaatgtttttaaaggaCTTAAAATTGCACAACACAGTAACTCATACAGTTAACTTTATGACAAAGctctataaataatttattaatttataactgGTTCGATGTGGTTAAGGTCGTAGAtagtactggactactaatcagaaggtcgctggttcaagccccacgacTGCCACATTGCTGCTGCTGGGCTCTTGAGCAGGGCCTTTAACCCTCgtttgctcagactgtgtactgtaactgtaatgtaagtcactttggataaaagcatctgctaaatgccaaaaatgtaaattatttatgGAGCTCAAGCTCTCGATTCATTGCTGTTACGGTTCTCATTACAGCTCGGCCTGTTTGCAGACATGGGAAGCTCATACACACAATCGTCGGTCCGAGCCCGAATGCTCGCTAATGCTCATTAAAATCCACACACAGGCGAGGACTTGGGTCTAATGTAATAACAGAGTCCTGTTAGTCAGACAGCAACAGCATCGTATCGAGAGGAGCGACAGCAGCAGAATCAGCATTAATTGGCTGGATTGACACAAATGTCGTTCATGACTGCAGACACACATCATGATTTAGAGCTGAACATAAAATTGACataaactatatggacaaaagttttgggacgccacttttaatttttgaattcatgtgtttcagccacaacagttgctaacttccaattttgcagcaacagtttagggaaggtcctttcttgTTTCAGCCTGACTGTATAATCAAAGAAGCACTTAAtaacaggtctgccatgaacTGATAAGTGtacattaggattttaacgtccttTTTTATACAGTTAACTTTATGACAAAGCTctacaaataatttattaatttataactgGTTCgatgtggttaaggtactggactactaatcagaaggtcgctggttcaagccccacgacTGCCACATTGCTGCTGCTGGGCTCTTGAGCAGGGCctttaaccctcgattgctcagactgtatactgtaactgtaatgtgtcactttggataaaagcatcagctaaatgccgtaaatgtaaatgtaaatgatttatgGAGCTCAAGCtttcgagtttgaatctcagcagtgctatcaacctTGCCTGTCTGTGTCCGTCATTAAAGAAGAGTCACTGAGCCGGAGAAACAACAACCGCGACCAACAGATTCCACATTAATGACACATTTAGAACATGAACATGAATTAGTGGTCAGACAGATATACCAGACTATGGGGGAAAGATCCATTTTAATGCCAACTATGGGCATATGTTATTATCAAAACTGACCATTTCTTGCAAAGGTGGTGTTCATATAGCTGGAGTGCAAGCATTCACACTTAGTGGAACTTCCTTACACAATATAGTTGGTGTCAGACAGACACAATTAGCTGTGactgagagagagacggtcaacATTGTGTCATTGCAGAGGATTGATTACAAAGTGTAAAATGATTCTGCTTTGGAACGGTCATGAGCTCAATTCCTGACGCTCCTAATGAGTCTCGAGGGCCTTAAAAATATGATTAAACAAAGAACAAATGAAAAAAGCAGCTTGTTGCAAATATtgctttaattgtttttttgttttttgttttttactttaaaatcaaCTTGGGGGAAAAAACCTACAAGAACACAAACTTTTGTATACAATTGCACAGCATTTCCACCTTCAGCACAGGGAAAATGATCAACCTGAGCCAAATTCAGACTTTAGACTTTTATTATTCATtgaaaaacacttttaaatgtTAGACATTAAATTGCTATTACACACAAACAAGCGGCTCACACTTTTCTTTGGTGCAGAAGTAAAACAAATGACCCCGATGAAGATCAGAACCTGAACACCAATCACCCCTAAAATctgtttttctaaaaaaaatagaGGCAGGGTTTGGCGGGAGGGAAATGATGCAGGGCAGTTAGgtaagggtttgaatctcagctgtgccaccaAAGATGCAGGGCAgccaacagacacaattggcaaaATCTGCGGGAGGGAGGTCGGACATTTGAGTCCCCAGTTGGCTGCTGCGTAAAGCTGTACCGTGATTGGTTCTAAAGCTCTGTATGAGGCTTCACCGCTGGCCAGAGTACAAGCAGTGTAAAAACAGTACTTGGCCCTCATGTatggctatttatttatttatttatttagatgtttcaCACCATGCTTACACAGTGGTTATACTCACGGCAGGAAAGGTAGGTAATTCTCATGTTTTAGTTTATAGTCCTCGTCAAGTGTTGTTCTTATACAccgtcctaatattgtgttggtccccattttgctgccccacaagcaacaaactgcgatgcactatgtatcctgacaccttcctatcagaCCCAGCAttcacttcttcagcaatctgttGTATCGgacccacgtgcatcaatgagccttggccaccgatgaccctgtcgccggtttaccactgttccttccttggaacacttttgatagatactgaccactgcagaccgggaacaccccacaagaactgcagttttcccccatttttcctgcttctaacatcaactttgaggatcaaatgttcacttgctgcgtaatataagagatgaagagataatcagtgttattcacttcacaggtcaatggtcataatgttatgcctggtcgatgtATATTGTTCTTATATGTTGTTCTTAAAATGCGCTTTTTTATACCTTCTTTGGTATTGCAATAGATTGTCGTTGCTGCAAGTTTTAAGGACATTCAGTTAGTATATGTTTGATAGAAACTGGTATATGGCAGGTATCAGAGAGCTGTGTGTCTAGGGAAGCGGTGCAAGCATGAGGAATTCTGAAAGCAGCCGGGAATTGGAAACGCCTAAATTGGGGAGGGAGGGGGGTTGCTTGGCTATAAAGGTCAAAAACCCAAATCATCGAACAGTCTTAACCTAGACCCCACATAAGTAAAAGCACAATATAAACAGTCATTTCCAGAGCTTATTTTTAATACATGAGCTTTAGAAATGCCTTATTGTGGCAAACGTAGGCACCGGAAACATCACAAAGACCACAATGACCCAGACATTTCCAATAAGCGACCACATACATATCGGACATACACAGCAAACTCTGTAGAACAAGTAAAGCTCTCTCCGCTCCGGCTCAATAAGTGCCTGCTGCTGCATGATCTGGCAGCACCAAGCCGGGCATCGATTTCCTTTTGCTCTCCTTTATAAGCCGATGCGCCGCCGCACTCCGCTAGCACTCCGCTCCAGCGTACTTGAAAGGCGTCCGACAGAACTTCAGTTAAGACTCCGTGTCTGCAGAAGTGAACGTTCTCGGTGTCTGAATGAAGGTCCACTTCTATATGGCAAATCAACAGTCCACCCTGCAGGAGAGGATCGAATATAGTAAAAATAGCCGGTGCAGCAGGACAGCAGAAAGAGAAAAGACAGCAGGACAATATACACGcttatacacacaaaaaaatggGACGGTCTACAGCTCAGATAGAACTCGTGAAACCCACTGACACAGTGCTGGTTCAGCTAGTCAGGTACAGGCCAGGGACGAGctgttaatttatttacagGACTAAAggacttattttttattttataaggattttaacatcatattttacacattttgattacattaatgacagaacaggtagttactggttacacaagattcatcagttcaactttaaagtcaaacacagtcatggacaattttgtatctccagttcacctcacttgcacatctttggactgtgggaggaaatcgaagctcccggaggaaacccaaggaagggagaacatgcaaaaaggatcagaaaggactcggaccgccaccgtgccgcccggcctttttttttttagtaggcATGACTACACAGTTGTTTACTAACAGgacacaatcacatacacaaTCTGGGTAAAAGGATTTGGGGAATTGCACCAATACCAGTTTAATGGCAGCAACGTTAAATAGTTTAAACCGTATGAAAAACCCACGTGTCCCTCAATAGCACCTGATATCACCTGAACCAGCATCGTGTCAGTGGAAAAGTGCATTACGATAAAACCTCACCTACCTGAGAAGGAGCGATCACGTGAAACCTGATTCCATTCCAGGGTTTCTCAGGGAAGCACCTCCTACAGAAAGAAGACAGACGTTTAGCTCTGCATCAAGCAACAAACCATTCAAACAGAAGAAGCACATGCATCTACAGAAGCAGATACAGGTCATGCAACCCAGGCTTAGAAATATCAGATTCCAAAACGTTACGTTCAATTCggcaaaggaaaaaaaaaaatagcagctTTCAGACGCTGATCGACTTAATAAAACTTTTAGAAAGAGTTGCATTACACATCTGATCTGATACTAATCTGAGTTAGTCTATCATATATtggtttaattctttttttatataagaCAGATCTACAACTGCATTTAAATCAatttcatttacttttattattattttcctgaCTGAACAGTTTAATTCATTATACGCCAAGAGGttcaacatttaaacatttagggTTAGCGCTACCTTTACAAAGCTGCACTGAAGGTTTAGCAGTCCTCTCCTTTCCCTCCATCATTacttacattaagaaaagcaaAATTAAACTTGACAAATCTGGAAGCTAAACGTTATTAAACTCAAGTTATTAAATCAGACCAAAAAATAAGATTGCATTCAAGAAAAGTTTTATACATACCCAAGCATCGAATGCTTAGCTGTCTAAAGACATTAGGAAGCTATCCGGGTTATTTTAAAAGGCACAGGGTCTTACCTCTAGGATCCTTTTTAagtataaagagagagagaaagattaAAGTGCTGCTTTTATTCAAATGAAACACTCTGAACAGTCCTTTAGTGGCGTTTACATCTCCAGCCTACATGCAGCGTTTTAAGATTTAAGATCTGTTTTGAAGAGGAAGAAAGATCGTAACTTAAGGTTATCAGgttatttaaaagcttttaagaAGATTGAAACAGAAAATCAACCACGGTTAAAAGCTTCATACAAAAAACAATCTAGGCTTTATTGAcaactgctgcaaaaacatttcCGGACAGATTTAGTTACCTATTTATTAGGCAAGCGTACACAGGTAGCATATCTGCATTTTATGGAGAGGATACAGAGACTACGATGGCAGTACGTACAGTTCGGGTGGGTTcgatctttgttttttttaattaatattatgtaCAAGAGGTTCTGAGTTAGCTGCAGGATCCCTTTACATTAGAAAGAGACGACCCTGGTAGAGATTGTTGTCCCAATCCTTGTTAAACAGTTTGTGCATGCAGTTTATAGAACATTAAGAATTTGACTTATTTTAggtgttaaaaacaaaaatccaaACACAgggtttttactttttacaaaAACAGATCCGAAGAGCCATTATTAATTTTAACAAATAAAGGATTTGAGGACAGTCCATCTCAACAGTGTCTATTAGGGCTATATTTCAAAACTCTAAAATATaatggaaaaaatatataatcgATATAAATATTTGACTCCTACGTCtagatttaaattttaaaactatttaaagCAAAGGAATTATAATATCCATAATTGTTGGCAATGCCATAAGTTTTCCTTTCCTTAATTAACGATCTTAGCATGATTTAACATAATAATGATTTAATGGGCGTTTACATTTCATATTAAAATATTGATCAGAATTTTGAAATGTAGCCTAATGGGAATCTGCAACTCATCAACATTTATACATTTGTTAAGCTTCCTGTGCAGTTAAATAGTTTAACCAAACcactgaaaaaccaaaataaaataacaatgcaaaaaataaaagcaaagagATTAAAAGCAAGGGGAGATTagcaataaaaaaatagaaaaagagaACAGGTCTAAAACTGTCTTGGACTTCCAATCAAGTCTTGAAGTGTTCAGGAGCGGCGAATTCAGGTTCCCTTTAAAAGTGTCCATAGATCAAATGCATAACTGAAAGGCAGACAATTACTTTTGTCGGGCTGCGGAAAGCGTGAGCTGCCGCGAGAGACAGTCATCGTACGGGAGCGTTAGGAATGATGACATTGACAGGAGTTCAGTATCGTCCGTATGGGGCTTCCCTGTACGCCCCCTTCACTGGTCTCTGAGCGGGCGCTTTTCCTCCGCCGGTCACGCGCTGTGTTCCGTTCCAGTCGTCTTGAGCTAGGAGTGGAAACGCACACGGTTTAGTCAGAATCCCTACACCAGAAGGAACAAACCCAACCCATCGTTTAATACCGACATGCTCATCAAAGGACTAGCAAATAGTGTCAATTAAGCCTTACGCTTGAAATTGTGGATaagtgtccttttttttttaagccgTTTCACTTAAAGCAAATCAATTTAGGATCTTCAGGACCGGTCTAGTTGGCCATTCGAATGTGTGGGGGGGGGCAGTTTCACAGAGCTTagcatgactctccatacgcAGTAAGGCTCTATGTGGCAACCCAACACTGTCAGATTATAAGAAACGAcaagagccctgacctctgccccactgaacagctttggaatgaactggaacatcagctgatactttcttgaccagcatcagtgcctcaATGGGACCGAATggaaacaaattcccacagacatctgAGAAGTGCAACCAACACGCAATGCTagtaatgatataataataattataatgcttACCATAATTTTCATATCCCTCTTGTGCCTCTCCATGTCCATAGTCATAATACTCTGTTTCTCTAAAAGAATGAATGCACAGTGAATACGCTGCATTTCTACAAGCATTCTTACACAACTAGAAACATTTACTGATACAAAGGCGACAAATATCACGTGATTAAAACGATCTGATCATTAGAAAGGCAATATTACAACAACTTTACTCCAAACCACGTGTGCTATAGTATCATTTGTGTCACTTCCAACATGAAACTGAAGAGTAAAATCAGGTAAAAGCCGTATTGGCAGATTTTTATGGAATGCGTCCTCGCTAATGGACCGATGTCTAGATTTCACTGATCATTCCAGCTGACCAGAGAAGATATGTGCCGTTATGACAAATTCAGACATAAAAATGCCATTCGAGTTCAACTCTCAGAAGTGCTACAGGCCAGgtgagaaaaataaatgcacGTGCGAGGACGTTCGGGTGGTGCGGTGGTCTAAAAGAATCTGATATTGAATTGCACTGATAGAATACATATCCCTTACGACATATCCAACATCTTCGTCATGCTTAatttctttctatctatctaatgcACCTCTAGTGgctgtttgtttaattctgaacgccatgtcagctgctatggctattatcatggaTTGCTAATAGATTGTCTTTAAATGTCAACATGGTGGGTCAATTTGCTTTCCTTAATTGTGCTTATGgtgattttgtgtttgtgtaactaTGAGGGTTATAACTTAAATTCTTGGAAGTAATTGCACTTACTAAATGCCAATTAAGCAGTTTTTGGGGAGGTACTGAGGTGAAATTTCCTTGTAGCTGTTCGTATTGTAGAATTTTGTTCTAATGGTTTATCTGTTGGCATGAGTAGAGGACGTGTTTTAACAGAAGTTCTTGATCCACAGAGGGGCCAAGTGGGGGCCTGGTCTCCTTTTAGCAAGTACATATAGGTCAATTCAGTGTGTCCTATGCAGCATCTTGTGTAGATACTTCGTTCCAGTTGTTTGTGGGGTATAGAGCTCTAtccatttttatgcattttgttgGTGGTATGAGTTTCCCATACTTTTTTGCCAAGCTGCTGGGGTGTATGCTTGTATAAGTGGTCTGCGATCGGATGGCGGCACCTCTGCTGCCTATGGAAGGGAAGGTCACTATGCCATCTCCAGGACTGGAGTGTAGCCTTAGCTGATTCTACCCACATGATACGGCTTTAATGTGTTCGGTATCAATCATGCATACTAACAAGTATGggcagcagattcacaatcTGGAAATGGAAATCACTAAACTGGGGACTGGGGGGTGGCGAGAAAAAAGGAACATAAATGTGCCGTCTTGCTTGCATTCGCCTTGCTTGTCTTCTGTCAGTCCCGAATGTGCGCTCAGTGTGGTAAAGGAACGACttttacaaataaagaaacacCGTACAGGTGCACAGCAACAAAATTCATGTTAGAACTGAAATCCCACTTGAAACTGGTTGTGTTTTATATCAGTATATCAGTTTTTTGGAAGCATGTTTTGGAACACAACCTTTGCTATTATGAAGACTGTTAAATTCCTTTCATATCTCCAGCAAAAACCTCAGATCAGAGTTAATATAAGTCTGAATCCTGATCCCTGAAAGCAGCCTGGAACATCTCTACCTGAAGAGCAGAGGAACGTGTGCAGGTCAGGTGGTGTCTAGTTCGAAGCCGACCGGCTATAACCTGGTATGTTAATTCCTGCTGTTGATTAGCCTCATTAATTAAACAGACTGGCCTTGTGGAGTCGTTCTGAGCGAGTAATGAACGGCGCTTGAACTCACCCCTGTGCTTGACTGTAATAGCTGTCGTAGGATTCGTAGCCGGCCTCCGCGTAGCTTTCGTCGTAGGACTGGAGAGTAAAACGGAGAGAAGACGAAGAACGTGAAACACCCGGTGTTGTCGTTAGGATTTAGGACTTTGCAGAGCAGAGCCGAGCGCACACGGCGACAAAGCTCCGCCGAGGTCAGAATTAAATCTTACATAATCTTCATAAGACTCGGCTGGAGGGCGGGGCGGCGGAGGGGGCATCCTCTGCGGTCCGGGAGCTGGTGCACGGGCGCGGTTGACAGCACCCCCTCTGCCGGGCTGGGCCGGCGGGACTCCTCTGGCTGCTGGCCCACCTCTCACGGCTCCACCTCTCGCAGGACCTCCACGAGGAACACCACCGCGCATGGGTGGCATGCCACGCCCCCTAAAAGATCAATCAGGGCTGATTTAATAAATACTACACTTAAAATGAAGCTTTGTAACATGAGATCTAATGTTTCCaatcaaagaaagaaaattatGATGAAAATATATTAAAGTAAGAGGTGCAAATGTATTCAATTATTCTGACTGATAACTGAGCATCATTAGCGTTAAGCTACAAGCTTACAGCAACACTTTGAGAAAATTAATCACAGAATTTCACGTCAACGCGGCTTCAGGCGTTATTGCAtaatttactgatttatttattatgatttaacgtcatgttttacacactgtggttacattcgtgacaggacaggtaattactgcttacacaagattcatcagttcaagattaatatcaaacacactcatggacaatttattatctccaattcacctcattcgcacgtctttggaccgtcaaaggaaacccacacagacacggggagaacatgcaaactctgcacagaaaggacccagaccactccacctgggaatccaacccaggatcttattgctgtgaggtgacagtgctacccaccgtgtcaCCAGTTTACCACCAGGACAGCTTATAGGCCATTTCATTGCATAACTGACAGGTTTGGGTGTAgatgtcatttacattttcagcatttagcagacgcctttatccagtactgtgacagtattatctaagcaattgagggttaagggtcttactcaagggcccaaaagtggcaacctggcagtggtggggcttgacccagcaacctttggattactagtccagtaccttaaccgctaggctacaactgccctataatgttttttattatgggTGCTATACACAGTAGGCGTCTTTCAAGGTGGTAAATGATGCAATCTGTTCATAAATGCTTGACTGTAAGGGGAGTTTGGCAGGTTTTGCAGTGTGAGGTACCCTCACCCCTTATTGGAGGGAGTGTTTTAACACTGTATGGCCAATACACCATGTCATGCATGTGACTTGGTCCAATCTATCTTTGAAATAGTCTATAGTCGTTCTGCTTTTTTTATTGGGGTCGGCCTCATGCGTGCGTATGGTTAGTTTGTTGTGACTGTCTGCCACACTCGTCTAGCCATCTGTTCATAACGCAGAAAGTCAATGCCAGCTTAGAATCGGTTGGTGAAGTCCTACAGTAGGTAGCTATCATTATTGCATAAACACAGAAAGAAAAGTGGAAAGTAAACGCGACTCAGGATGAAACTGGTATCTCAAAGCTACTCAACAGCAATGCCAAAGTCAGAAGGGTCCCAAAATATCCCAATCATGTTTGTTAAAAACCATTATGATTTATTCCTAAAACACTATCACAGCATgctcactagggatgtaacgatgcaccacaagacaggtaaaattcacatgtgtaacgatttaaatccgtttacatgtataatgaatcaatattcactttaaaaagCAGAGGGTGGTCGCCTGGtcgacgtcactacagggttgccaggttcggaattttccagccaaatttatttatgtgaagatactttatttgtattattcatttatttatttaatgtgggatttatttcatttcagttttgtaCCTACATTAAGTTTGTACCTACGTCAAAAAAAggacattattcattatttagataaataaaagatgagcacaaatacagtttttttttaaaagagaaataataaaaggaaactttttttaaaatttaattttgtttaaaagaaaTTGGGGTGaaaattgtatcgtgaacccagtatcgtaaaTCGCATCGTgagtagagtgtatcgttacagcCCTAATGCTCACCATAGTGATTCTGGTCTAAAGCACAACCTCCATGCATGTTGCACATGGAGTAACTGCCAATCTGTCTATGCAGTCTTTAAAAACACAGTGCATGTGTGATACCTGGGTGGTCCTCCACGGCCTCTGGTGAGCGGGCCTCCTCTGCCCCGGACGCTGTGTTCGCTGCCGTTCAGATAACCCATCTCCATGAACTGTTCCTGGCAAATTTCATCCATCAGGTCCTACAGAACAAGCACACGGAGAGGAAAATCCAATCAAAGACAGAAATGATTAATAATAGTGGATTCTGACCATGAGGGTAGGGCGGGGTGAAGGAAGGGAGGAGATGGAAGGTAGAGATAAACCAGGACCATCAACACACAAGATCTGAACCTTCCATAAGCAAGAGAACAGTCACTAATGATCTAATAATGCCATCACGCACAGCGCAGAGATGATTTATCAGATAAAGTATTAACC contains:
- the khdrbs1b gene encoding KH domain-containing, RNA-binding, signal transduction-associated protein 1b; this translates as MESENKYLPQLLAERDSLDASFIHAMKLLTAEIERVQKDEPEKDTETYLDLFTAKNIKLKERVLIPVKQYPKFNFVGKILGPQGNTIKRLQEETGAKISVLGKGSMRDKAKEEDLRQSGEPKYAHLSMELHVFIEVFAPAPEAYMRMANAMEEIKKFLFPDLMDEICQEQFMEMGYLNGSEHSVRGRGGPLTRGRGGPPRGRGMPPMRGGVPRGGPARGGAVRGGPAARGVPPAQPGRGGAVNRARAPAPGPQRMPPPPPRPPAESYEDYSYDESYAEAGYESYDSYYSQAQGETEYYDYGHGEAQEGYENYAQDDWNGTQRVTGGGKAPAQRPVKGAYREAPYGRY